A window from Hallerella porci encodes these proteins:
- the coaD gene encoding pantetheine-phosphate adenylyltransferase, which yields MERIALFAGSFDPFTVAHFSLAKRASALFDRVIIAVGENVQKHPLFSTELRVKLIQKATANLENVCVKSYAGLTGNFATENGAKFLLRGIRSPNEFDIERNLAWNNARLYPEIETVYLQIEAENAAVSSSAVREILKFGGDISSMVPPSILGDILNATEKF from the coding sequence ATGGAACGCATCGCACTTTTTGCTGGTTCATTTGATCCGTTTACGGTCGCGCATTTTTCTCTTGCGAAACGAGCATCCGCTTTGTTTGATCGCGTCATCATCGCGGTCGGGGAAAATGTGCAAAAGCATCCGCTCTTTTCCACAGAGTTACGGGTAAAGCTCATTCAAAAAGCGACCGCAAATTTGGAAAATGTTTGCGTGAAATCGTATGCGGGTTTAACGGGAAATTTTGCGACAGAAAATGGCGCAAAATTTTTACTTCGCGGAATTCGTTCACCGAATGAATTTGATATCGAACGCAATCTCGCGTGGAATAATGCGCGCTTATATCCCGAAATTGAAACGGTTTATTTGCAAATCGAAGCAGAAAATGCAGCGGTCTCAAGTTCTGCTGTCCGCGAAATTTTAAAATTCGGCGGCGATATTTCGTCGATGGTTCCGCCGAGTATTCTCGGTGACATTCTTAACGCAACGGAGAAATTTTAA
- a CDS encoding rhomboid family protein → MNELYFQVLSYGALIPVAYEQVWRYLTYAFIHVSPWHFAFNMFALWMFGDDVALAIGYKKFWILYLVCAVFAGVFSIPFYLFGAMSPMACIIGASGALMGIFVAYAKLFPERMILIFFIFPMRIKHAIWIFIALDILMAGSGDTIAHFTHLGGVISGFLCMYFFDNSIWEKLRGEFQEKRKHKPTGSPDDPLEGEVSFLDSQKQLDAILKKVSATGVNSLTESEKSFLIRESKRRGGRFGGFRN, encoded by the coding sequence TTGAATGAATTGTATTTTCAAGTTCTTTCATACGGAGCGTTGATTCCGGTTGCCTACGAACAAGTTTGGCGTTATTTGACTTACGCATTTATTCATGTGAGCCCGTGGCATTTTGCGTTTAACATGTTTGCGCTTTGGATGTTTGGCGATGATGTCGCACTTGCGATTGGCTATAAAAAGTTTTGGATTCTTTATCTTGTTTGCGCGGTCTTTGCGGGCGTTTTCAGCATTCCATTTTATTTGTTCGGCGCAATGTCTCCGATGGCTTGTATCATCGGCGCTTCGGGCGCTCTGATGGGAATTTTCGTCGCCTACGCAAAACTTTTCCCCGAACGCATGATTCTCATTTTCTTCATTTTTCCGATGCGCATTAAACATGCGATTTGGATTTTCATCGCTCTCGATATTTTGATGGCGGGCTCGGGCGATACGATTGCGCACTTTACGCATTTGGGCGGCGTGATTTCGGGATTTCTTTGCATGTATTTTTTTGACAATTCGATTTGGGAAAAGCTTCGCGGAGAATTTCAAGAAAAGCGGAAGCATAAACCGACCGGTTCTCCCGATGATCCTCTCGAAGGTGAAGTGAGTTTTTTGGATTCGCAGAAACAGTTGGACGCCATCTTAAAAAAGGTGAGCGCAACCGGAGTCAATTCTCTCACAGAATCGGAAAAATCATTTTTAATCCGCGAAAGCAAACGCCGCGGAGGGCGTTTCGGCGGCTTCAGAAATTAA
- a CDS encoding adenosine kinase has translation MKKVLGFGAALVDLLVNVDDAWIANLKVPKGGMNPVNYPQLQKVLSLVGEKQTVPGGSACNTMVGVAKLGAKASFISKVGRDELGALFAEHLKKAGVENRMLSSSTATGTVLSAVTPDAERTMFTFLGASNEVTAKEMTPELFDGVGILYLEGYRAYSEECFVKAIFEARRRGVMTALDFGSFGVVNDCRPLFNKLFAGREIDIVIANEEEAKDYTGESEEAALQKIAQFAKIAVVKLGKRGALIAKDGEVTRVESGSAKAIDTTGAGDLWASGFLYGILSDWSMARAGKLGSIVSNEVVQVVGAQIPEAGWARIHEEMKNV, from the coding sequence ATGAAAAAAGTTTTAGGCTTTGGCGCTGCATTAGTCGATTTGTTGGTAAACGTGGACGATGCGTGGATTGCTAATTTGAAAGTGCCGAAGGGCGGCATGAATCCGGTGAATTATCCGCAGCTTCAAAAAGTGCTGAGTTTAGTCGGCGAAAAGCAAACGGTTCCGGGCGGTTCTGCGTGTAATACGATGGTCGGCGTTGCAAAACTCGGTGCAAAAGCTTCGTTTATTTCCAAAGTGGGTCGTGATGAACTCGGCGCACTTTTCGCAGAACATTTGAAAAAAGCGGGCGTGGAAAATCGGATGCTCAGTTCTTCGACAGCGACGGGAACCGTTCTTTCGGCGGTGACTCCCGATGCAGAACGCACGATGTTTACTTTCCTCGGCGCATCCAATGAAGTGACTGCGAAAGAGATGACTCCGGAACTTTTTGATGGCGTAGGCATTCTCTATTTGGAAGGTTACCGCGCTTATTCCGAAGAATGTTTCGTAAAAGCGATTTTCGAAGCGCGCCGTCGCGGCGTCATGACCGCATTAGATTTTGGAAGTTTCGGCGTGGTGAACGATTGTCGTCCGTTATTTAACAAACTTTTTGCGGGGCGTGAAATCGATATCGTCATCGCAAACGAAGAAGAAGCCAAAGATTATACGGGCGAATCCGAAGAAGCTGCGCTTCAAAAAATTGCCCAGTTCGCAAAAATTGCCGTCGTTAAACTCGGCAAACGCGGCGCACTCATCGCCAAAGATGGGGAAGTAACTCGTGTGGAATCGGGAAGCGCAAAAGCGATTGATACAACGGGCGCGGGCGATTTGTGGGCTTCGGGATTTCTTTACGGGATTCTTTCGGATTGGTCAATGGCTCGAGCCGGTAAACTCGGCAGTATCGTTTCCAATGAAGTGGTTCAAGTGGTGGGCGCTCAAATTCCGGAAGCGGGCTGGGCTCGCATTCACGAGGAAATGAAAAATGTCTGA
- a CDS encoding DUF3793 family protein, which translates to MDDLDSRLVRQSAPTLAGLKAGSLFCCDASEEESLEEHLLLWNHAMNSKGVFAKKMRRHSGFLVYVYRRDLLERLLVQKEIAKFLSAFGYENFRAENALRFLEQRVQMSAEFPHEIGIFLGYPLEDVREFIAKAGKGCKQIGCWIVYHNEAEANRLFVAIQKCSALFFELLKNGFSLSSLTVQSHFSPQLRSYL; encoded by the coding sequence ATGGATGATTTAGATTCTCGATTGGTGCGGCAAAGTGCGCCGACTTTAGCTGGATTAAAAGCCGGCAGTTTATTTTGTTGTGATGCAAGCGAAGAAGAATCATTAGAAGAACATCTTTTGCTTTGGAATCATGCGATGAATTCCAAAGGAGTTTTTGCAAAAAAGATGCGACGTCATTCCGGCTTTCTCGTTTACGTTTATCGGCGAGATTTGCTTGAAAGATTACTTGTGCAAAAAGAAATTGCGAAATTTCTTTCGGCGTTTGGATATGAAAATTTTCGGGCGGAAAATGCGTTGCGTTTTTTAGAACAGCGCGTGCAAATGAGTGCAGAATTTCCGCATGAAATTGGAATTTTCCTCGGCTATCCGCTCGAAGATGTCCGCGAATTTATCGCCAAAGCGGGGAAGGGCTGCAAGCAAATTGGCTGCTGGATAGTTTATCACAATGAAGCCGAAGCGAATCGTTTATTTGTCGCTATTCAAAAATGTTCAGCGCTCTTTTTTGAACTTTTGAAAAACGGATTTTCTCTTTCATCGTTGACTGTTCAAAGTCATTTTTCACCTCAACTTAGGAGTTATTTATGA
- a CDS encoding flavodoxin, protein MSQIAVIFWSGTGNTERMANAIAAGVQSAGNTAQLFSVSDFSEDKIDAFSSFALGCPAMGSEELEDSEFLPFYNAIKEKLAGKAVALFGSYGWGGGEWLNAWKADAEASGLKIIGTLAIENAPDENGIAECEALGKKLT, encoded by the coding sequence ATGAGTCAAATCGCCGTTATCTTTTGGAGCGGAACAGGAAATACAGAACGCATGGCGAATGCTATCGCCGCAGGCGTGCAAAGTGCTGGGAACACGGCGCAGCTCTTTTCGGTTTCCGATTTTTCGGAAGATAAAATCGATGCGTTTTCTAGCTTTGCGCTCGGTTGCCCTGCGATGGGTTCCGAAGAATTAGAAGATTCCGAATTTTTGCCGTTCTATAATGCGATTAAAGAAAAGCTCGCAGGCAAAGCTGTCGCCCTTTTCGGTTCTTACGGTTGGGGCGGTGGGGAATGGTTGAATGCGTGGAAAGCGGACGCCGAAGCGAGCGGCTTAAAAATCATCGGAACATTAGCGATTGAAAATGCTCCTGATGAAAATGGAATTGCCGAGTGCGAGGCGCTCGGCAAAAAGTTAACTTAA
- a CDS encoding lipocalin-like domain-containing protein, producing MKKSFVVVGLLASALAFTACSSSSSSSSKSLADACAAGISEECLTSGVWNMNAFYTQNEAGAYEAAVSLSSPTKLVFSDTGTFELTYSTDPDIQSEGTELLGASESGTWTLVGNVLTMNVVFGTDTFDKPIVANATVTATALGGFQLNLGGVVIHKGAFPAKKTAGIFEIFDGVDLAE from the coding sequence ATGAAAAAATCTTTTGTAGTCGTTGGTCTATTGGCTTCCGCTTTAGCATTTACCGCATGCTCTTCGAGCAGTAGCAGTAGCAGCAAATCTCTCGCGGACGCTTGTGCTGCAGGCATTTCAGAAGAATGCTTAACCAGTGGCGTTTGGAATATGAATGCGTTCTATACGCAAAATGAAGCGGGCGCATACGAAGCCGCCGTTTCGTTATCTAGCCCGACAAAACTCGTCTTCAGCGATACGGGAACATTCGAACTTACTTATTCAACCGACCCGGATATTCAGAGCGAAGGAACCGAACTTCTCGGCGCATCGGAAAGCGGAACTTGGACTCTCGTCGGCAATGTTTTGACTATGAATGTCGTTTTCGGGACAGATACCTTTGACAAACCGATTGTCGCCAATGCCACTGTGACAGCAACCGCATTGGGCGGCTTCCAGCTGAATCTCGGAGGCGTCGTCATCCACAAAGGTGCTTTCCCGGCAAAAAAAACTGCAGGCATCTTTGAAATCTTCGATGGAGTCGATTTGGCGGAATAA
- a CDS encoding tandem-95 repeat protein produces MIRKKSMSLLLAAGLLSSVAFAQDTAQPQEAEQPAAAENNPPSLNGIPGESIQEGGKFAPIKLDDYVSDPEDAPAKLRWTITGNKQLQVKESNHVVTIATPDEYWNGSEDLTFTVTDPKGASSSETVTFTVESVNNPPVVSKIPDQTIDEGKKFTPIKLDDYVKDPDHPKDQITWEYEMTQTAKDQAEGELTVEISKDRIANVVVPDAHWYGAYKITFIATDAEYASDKTSANFTVRPVNDPPIVQKAPDQTINEKEQFEPINLSDLVSDVDDDVAKIKWSVSGGKDLKVKIDKYNVAEIVIPNEYWNGPTETFTFTATDPHGASASFKTSFTVKSVNDPPEFVDQIPDQNIMEKAQFKAIELDKYVKDPDHKFEQLKWEFSGNKDLKVQLNGKVAKILIPNAFWNGSETITFKVTDPEGASAETQASFTVESVNDVPKFVKQIPAQTIDEKKQFAPINLDEFVKDDDNKNAELSWEVEVKSVGKEPESGPLNINIDEKHVAKVEIPDTYWNGAAIATFKVTDPEGAEAKQEVKFTVRSVNDLPVFKKIPDQTIEEKAEFDSFVLDDYLSDPDHDISQLKITVSGNKDLKVNIDNNRNVTVKQPTLIWNGTENITFTATDPENGKASTTVKFTVTSVNDPPVMTDIPNQTIKEKEQFKPIELDKYVSDLDHPKEKLKWTITGNKDIQVKLDNNRKATFTLPSKYWNGSEAITFKVTDPEGASDERTVQMTVESVNDAPEFVKDIPDQKIKEKGQFKPFNLGEIIKDPDHKLTDLTLDVSVKPAPGAPKGSEAELQVNVDAKMLASVVIPNKYWNGSNVITFTVTDPEGAKASKSATFTVESVNDAPTLQEIKSQTIMEKAQFAPINLAELTNDPDHSFDKLKWTITGNKDLKVNISKAGEATIVIPNQLWNGSEKLTFTVTDPEGASARQTAVFTVTSLNDPPVMKDIPSQTIKEKQEFKAIDLDNFVSDLDHPNDKLKWNITGNKDLKFKIDAKRQFTVIIPNKYWHGSETLNFEVVDPEGAKDSRKVTFTVESVNDPPEFTKKINNQTIDEKKQFAPIKLFEIVKDPDHKTSELTWKFDVNAAPGSPKGYKPGLSVNLDPKTGIANVVAPDQYWNGADEITFTVTDPEGAKASQKALFTIRSINDKPVLKKINDQIIVEKEEFKDINLAELVSDPDDPFKNLKWTVTGNKDLKIAISKEGIATIKTPNKLWNGTEKVTFTVTDPEGASDKQTVQFTAKSVNDPPVMKDIPNQTIKEKQEFKVVELDKYVSDLDHPNSKLKWTITGNKFLKFKLSQDHKLTAEVPNKYWNGTETITLTVTDPEGAKDSRNVTFEVISVNDPPVFVREIKDQTIDEKKQFATIKLDDLVQDPDHKKTDLQWSVSVKDASAKAAPAPKKGKKGKATPAEEPKKDGLTVEIDNNHVAHIVIPNTYWNGAANITFTVTDPEGAKASSTALFTVRSINDLPVIAANAPKGETIREGGKFKTIDLSTLATDADHPSKLLKWSFSGNRQLQVVLNKDNTVQIKTPNSQWHGKETITFTVTDPEGGKASHKMDFVVTEVNDPPVLAKIPNQKIKEKEVFKPVSLDDYVKDPDNKPSEMKWTVTGNKFLKAEVTSARKLVISAPNKYFWCKPDTMTLTVKDPQGASASTTIIYEITSVNDAPVMKDIPGQTIKEKAQFKDIPLDNYVHDPDHRNNQLKWTAVVKAPAAAAAPAPKKAAKKKGKKGKAQKEEPKVEEKKEDDLTVTIDDKHVAHLNIPNKYWNGKRTITFTVEDPEGAKDSKTVDFEVISVNDPPVLAKIPNQKIKEKERFAPIDLLPLVKDPDHPTAALTFEVSQPRSLKASINAKKQLIVATPDKYWNGSEKITLTVTDPEGGRASQQILFEVTPVNDPPVVKAIPNQKIKEKERFEPIDLSKFVTDPDNRPNEIKWTVSGNKDLQVKMNGARVQLLTPNEFWNGSEKLTFTATDPANAAASVSATFTATPVNDPPHFDKIPAQTINEKQDFKPIDLTKFVKDPDNKASEMRWTLDDGEPAQKDKRGRMGKAKRPTVKHPLSYDLSDAGVLTVNTPNEFWNGKDKIKVNVYDPAGEKASMDIDFIVKPVNDPPVLSKIPDMVTNEGTKFKPIKLDNFVKDPDNKPHELRWSVSGNRHLEVMITGGREAIVRPNRADWYGKEAITFIVKDPAGASAKTTVNFEVKHVNAVPEIRPIRDVTMKEDANNGVLATLKLDQYVRDRDNSFNELKWEITGNKKLVVEHDKARNIVTIKQPYENWNGPTETITFKVTDPEGASAKTSAKFTVTPVNDPPVALSKSYQTKEGEKLTVSAKEGLLNGAYDPDGKLDATVSLVRRPQNGKVEINAKDGSFTYTPNKGFYGLDEFGFKLTDREGASSKVETAEINVNFKMKDIRGGEPAAESKPAPAEEKKKNNKRRRR; encoded by the coding sequence ATGATACGTAAGAAATCGATGTCGCTACTGCTTGCCGCAGGTCTTTTGTCCTCGGTCGCATTCGCACAAGATACAGCGCAGCCGCAAGAAGCAGAACAGCCGGCCGCAGCCGAAAACAATCCCCCATCGCTCAACGGCATTCCGGGTGAATCTATCCAAGAAGGCGGAAAATTTGCTCCGATTAAATTGGACGATTACGTCAGCGATCCCGAAGACGCGCCAGCAAAACTGCGCTGGACAATCACCGGCAACAAGCAGCTCCAGGTCAAGGAATCCAATCATGTGGTGACGATTGCGACTCCGGATGAATACTGGAACGGCTCCGAAGATTTGACATTTACTGTCACAGACCCGAAGGGCGCTTCGAGCTCGGAAACTGTGACCTTTACCGTCGAATCGGTGAACAATCCGCCGGTCGTTTCGAAAATTCCCGACCAGACAATTGACGAAGGCAAAAAATTTACGCCGATTAAACTCGACGACTATGTGAAAGATCCGGATCATCCGAAAGATCAAATCACATGGGAATACGAGATGACGCAGACCGCAAAAGATCAAGCGGAAGGCGAACTCACCGTTGAAATTTCCAAAGACCGCATCGCCAATGTCGTCGTTCCGGATGCTCATTGGTACGGCGCTTATAAGATTACATTCATCGCTACCGACGCCGAATACGCTTCGGATAAGACCTCTGCGAATTTCACCGTTCGCCCGGTCAACGATCCGCCTATCGTTCAGAAGGCTCCGGATCAGACGATTAACGAAAAAGAACAATTTGAACCGATTAACCTTTCCGATCTCGTAAGCGATGTCGATGACGACGTGGCCAAAATCAAGTGGTCTGTCTCCGGCGGCAAGGATTTGAAGGTTAAAATCGACAAGTACAATGTCGCAGAAATCGTCATTCCGAACGAATATTGGAATGGCCCGACCGAAACATTTACCTTTACCGCAACGGATCCGCACGGAGCAAGCGCAAGCTTTAAGACTTCGTTCACGGTCAAATCCGTCAACGATCCTCCTGAATTTGTGGATCAAATCCCCGATCAAAATATCATGGAAAAGGCGCAGTTCAAGGCGATTGAACTCGACAAGTACGTGAAAGATCCGGATCACAAGTTTGAACAACTCAAGTGGGAATTCTCGGGCAATAAGGATTTGAAAGTCCAGCTGAACGGCAAAGTGGCGAAGATTCTCATCCCGAACGCGTTCTGGAACGGCTCGGAAACGATTACCTTCAAGGTGACCGACCCCGAAGGCGCAAGCGCCGAAACGCAAGCTTCGTTCACCGTTGAATCTGTCAACGATGTGCCAAAATTTGTCAAGCAGATTCCGGCTCAAACCATCGACGAAAAGAAACAATTTGCGCCGATTAATCTCGATGAATTTGTCAAAGACGACGATAACAAAAACGCTGAACTTTCTTGGGAAGTCGAAGTCAAGAGCGTTGGCAAAGAACCGGAATCCGGTCCGCTGAATATTAACATCGACGAAAAGCATGTCGCCAAAGTGGAAATTCCGGATACTTATTGGAATGGTGCAGCGATTGCAACTTTCAAAGTCACCGACCCCGAAGGCGCAGAAGCCAAGCAAGAAGTGAAGTTTACCGTTCGATCGGTGAACGATCTTCCGGTCTTCAAGAAAATTCCGGATCAAACCATCGAAGAAAAAGCCGAATTTGATAGCTTCGTCTTGGACGATTATCTCTCGGATCCGGACCACGATATTTCTCAGTTGAAGATTACCGTTTCAGGGAATAAAGATTTGAAGGTGAACATCGACAACAACCGCAACGTCACCGTCAAACAGCCGACTTTGATTTGGAACGGCACCGAAAATATCACATTCACCGCAACCGATCCGGAAAACGGAAAGGCTTCGACGACTGTGAAATTTACTGTGACCTCGGTAAATGATCCTCCGGTCATGACCGATATTCCGAACCAAACCATTAAAGAAAAAGAACAATTTAAGCCGATTGAACTCGACAAGTATGTGTCGGATCTCGACCATCCGAAGGAAAAGCTTAAGTGGACGATTACGGGCAACAAGGATATCCAAGTTAAGCTCGATAATAACCGCAAGGCAACATTCACCCTTCCGAGCAAATATTGGAATGGTTCTGAAGCGATTACTTTCAAGGTCACCGACCCCGAAGGCGCTTCGGACGAACGCACCGTGCAGATGACCGTAGAATCGGTCAACGATGCTCCTGAATTTGTGAAGGATATTCCGGATCAAAAGATTAAGGAAAAAGGTCAATTTAAGCCGTTCAATTTGGGCGAAATCATCAAGGATCCAGATCACAAGCTGACCGATTTGACCTTGGATGTTTCCGTGAAGCCGGCTCCGGGCGCTCCGAAGGGTTCCGAGGCAGAACTTCAAGTAAATGTGGATGCGAAGATGCTCGCCTCTGTCGTCATCCCGAACAAATATTGGAACGGCTCGAATGTGATTACCTTTACCGTGACCGACCCAGAAGGTGCCAAGGCTTCGAAGTCTGCAACCTTTACCGTCGAATCGGTAAACGATGCGCCGACTCTCCAAGAAATCAAGTCGCAAACCATTATGGAAAAGGCGCAGTTCGCTCCGATTAACCTCGCCGAACTCACAAACGACCCGGATCATTCTTTCGATAAGCTCAAATGGACGATCACCGGCAATAAAGACTTGAAGGTGAACATTAGCAAAGCGGGCGAAGCGACAATCGTTATCCCGAATCAACTTTGGAATGGTTCTGAAAAGCTCACCTTTACCGTGACCGACCCGGAAGGCGCAAGCGCTCGCCAGACCGCAGTCTTTACGGTGACCTCGCTGAACGATCCTCCTGTTATGAAGGATATTCCGAGCCAGACCATCAAAGAAAAGCAAGAATTCAAGGCAATTGACCTCGACAACTTCGTCTCGGATTTGGATCACCCGAACGATAAGCTCAAATGGAATATCACGGGCAATAAGGATCTCAAGTTCAAGATTGATGCAAAGCGTCAATTCACAGTGATTATCCCGAACAAATACTGGCACGGTTCCGAAACTCTTAATTTCGAAGTCGTTGACCCCGAAGGTGCAAAGGATTCTCGTAAGGTGACCTTCACCGTCGAATCGGTGAACGATCCTCCTGAATTCACAAAGAAAATTAACAACCAGACCATCGACGAAAAGAAGCAATTCGCGCCGATTAAACTCTTTGAAATTGTGAAAGATCCGGATCACAAGACCTCGGAACTCACTTGGAAATTTGACGTGAACGCTGCTCCGGGTTCGCCGAAGGGTTACAAGCCAGGTCTCTCCGTGAACTTGGATCCGAAAACGGGCATTGCGAACGTCGTCGCTCCGGATCAATACTGGAACGGTGCCGATGAAATCACATTTACCGTGACCGACCCGGAAGGTGCAAAGGCTTCGCAGAAAGCTCTCTTCACCATTCGTTCGATTAACGATAAGCCAGTTCTCAAGAAGATTAACGATCAAATCATCGTCGAAAAGGAAGAGTTCAAGGATATCAATCTCGCCGAACTCGTCTCGGATCCGGATGATCCGTTCAAGAATCTCAAGTGGACCGTTACAGGCAACAAGGATTTGAAGATTGCGATTTCGAAGGAAGGAATTGCAACGATCAAGACTCCGAATAAGCTTTGGAACGGCACCGAAAAAGTCACATTTACCGTGACCGATCCGGAAGGCGCTTCGGACAAGCAGACCGTTCAATTTACCGCAAAGTCGGTGAACGATCCGCCGGTCATGAAGGATATTCCGAACCAGACCATCAAGGAAAAGCAAGAATTTAAGGTCGTCGAACTCGACAAGTATGTTTCGGATCTCGACCATCCGAATAGCAAACTCAAGTGGACGATTACCGGAAACAAATTCCTCAAGTTCAAGCTTTCTCAAGATCACAAGCTCACCGCCGAAGTTCCGAACAAGTATTGGAACGGAACCGAAACGATTACGCTTACGGTAACCGACCCCGAAGGCGCAAAGGATTCTCGCAATGTGACCTTTGAAGTCATCTCGGTAAACGACCCGCCGGTCTTTGTCCGCGAAATCAAGGATCAGACAATCGACGAAAAGAAGCAATTTGCGACAATTAAGCTCGACGACCTCGTCCAAGATCCGGATCACAAGAAGACAGATCTCCAGTGGAGCGTCTCGGTGAAGGATGCTTCAGCAAAGGCAGCTCCGGCTCCGAAGAAAGGCAAGAAGGGCAAAGCGACTCCGGCTGAAGAACCGAAGAAAGACGGTTTGACCGTTGAAATTGACAACAATCATGTCGCCCACATCGTCATTCCGAATACTTACTGGAATGGTGCAGCAAACATCACGTTTACCGTCACCGATCCGGAAGGCGCAAAGGCTTCTTCGACAGCACTCTTCACAGTGCGTTCGATCAACGATTTGCCGGTCATCGCAGCGAATGCGCCGAAGGGCGAAACCATCCGCGAAGGTGGCAAGTTTAAGACCATCGACCTTTCGACTCTCGCGACCGATGCAGACCATCCGTCCAAGCTTCTCAAGTGGAGCTTCAGCGGAAACCGTCAGTTGCAAGTCGTCTTGAACAAAGACAATACCGTCCAAATCAAGACCCCGAATTCGCAGTGGCACGGCAAAGAAACGATTACGTTTACCGTGACCGACCCCGAAGGCGGCAAGGCAAGCCACAAGATGGACTTCGTCGTCACCGAAGTGAACGATCCTCCTGTTCTCGCCAAGATTCCGAACCAAAAGATTAAAGAAAAAGAAGTCTTCAAGCCGGTTTCTTTGGATGATTACGTGAAAGATCCGGACAATAAACCGTCCGAAATGAAGTGGACTGTCACCGGAAACAAATTCCTCAAGGCAGAAGTCACCTCGGCAAGAAAGCTTGTGATTTCCGCTCCGAATAAATACTTCTGGTGCAAACCGGATACGATGACTCTCACGGTGAAGGACCCGCAAGGCGCTTCTGCATCGACGACTATCATCTACGAAATCACCTCGGTCAACGATGCTCCGGTGATGAAGGATATTCCGGGTCAAACCATCAAGGAAAAGGCTCAATTCAAGGATATTCCGCTGGATAATTACGTCCACGATCCGGACCACAGAAACAATCAGTTGAAGTGGACCGCTGTGGTGAAGGCTCCGGCTGCTGCCGCTGCACCTGCTCCGAAGAAAGCCGCGAAGAAGAAAGGCAAGAAGGGCAAAGCGCAGAAGGAAGAACCGAAAGTCGAAGAAAAGAAAGAGGACGACTTGACTGTCACAATCGACGACAAGCACGTGGCACACTTGAACATTCCAAACAAATATTGGAACGGCAAGCGCACCATCACCTTCACCGTCGAAGACCCCGAAGGTGCAAAGGATTCGAAGACGGTTGACTTTGAAGTCATCTCGGTCAACGATCCTCCTGTTCTCGCCAAGATTCCGAACCAAAAGATCAAAGAAAAGGAACGTTTTGCGCCGATCGATCTGCTTCCGCTCGTCAAGGATCCGGATCATCCGACCGCAGCCCTTACCTTTGAAGTTTCGCAACCGCGTAGCCTCAAGGCTTCGATCAATGCGAAGAAGCAGTTAATCGTCGCCACTCCGGACAAGTACTGGAACGGTTCCGAAAAGATTACTCTCACAGTGACTGACCCCGAAGGCGGACGTGCTTCGCAGCAAATCCTCTTCGAAGTGACTCCGGTGAACGATCCGCCGGTTGTAAAAGCGATTCCGAACCAAAAGATCAAGGAAAAAGAACGCTTTGAACCGATTGATCTCTCGAAATTCGTGACCGATCCGGATAACCGTCCGAACGAAATCAAGTGGACTGTTTCTGGAAACAAGGATTTGCAGGTGAAGATGAACGGCGCACGCGTCCAACTCTTAACCCCGAACGAATTCTGGAACGGTTCCGAAAAGCTCACCTTTACCGCAACCGATCCGGCTAATGCAGCAGCAAGTGTTTCGGCAACCTTTACCGCAACTCCGGTAAACGATCCGCCGCACTTTGACAAGATTCCGGCTCAGACCATCAACGAAAAGCAAGACTTTAAACCGATTGACCTCACCAAGTTTGTGAAGGATCCGGACAACAAGGCTAGCGAAATGCGCTGGACTTTGGACGACGGCGAACCGGCTCAAAAGGATAAACGCGGCCGTATGGGCAAAGCAAAACGCCCGACAGTCAAACACCCGCTTTCGTATGATCTTTCGGACGCAGGCGTTCTCACCGTGAACACCCCGAACGAATTCTGGAACGGCAAGGATAAGATTAAGGTGAATGTCTATGATCCGGCTGGCGAAAAAGCTTCGATGGACATCGACTTCATCGTGAAACCGGTGAACGATCCGCCTGTTCTTTCAAAGATTCCGGATATGGTAACGAATGAAGGCACAAAGTTCAAGCCGATTAAACTCGACAACTTTGTGAAGGATCCGGACAACAAACCGCACGAACTCCGTTGGAGCGTCTCGGGCAACCGTCACTTGGAAGTGATGATTACCGGTGGCCGCGAAGCGATTGTGCGTCCGAATCGCGCCGATTGGTATGGTAAAGAAGCGATTACCTTCATCGTAAAGGATCCGGCTGGTGCATCTGCCAAGACGACCGTCAACTTTGAAGTCAAACACGTGAATGCGGTTCCGGAAATCCGTCCGATTCGCGATGTGACGATGAAAGAAGACGCAAACAATGGCGTTCTCGCCACCCTTAAGTTGGATCAATATGTCCGCGACCGCGACAATAGCTTCAACGAACTCAAGTGGGAAATCACGGGCAACAAGAAGCTTGTGGTCGAACACGACAAGGCTCGTAACATTGTCACGATTAAGCAACCGTATGAAAACTGGAACGGTCCGACCGAAACGATTACGTTTAAGGTTACCGACCCTGAAGGCGCAAGCGCTAAGACCTCGGCAAAGTTCACGGTCACTCCGGTGAACGATCCGCCGGTTGCGCTCTCGAAGTCTTACCAGACGAAGGAAGGCGAAAAGCTGACCGTCAGCGCGAAGGAAGGCCTCTTGAACGGTGCATACGATCCGGATGGAAAACTCGATGCAACGGTTTCTCTCGTTCGCCGTCCGCAGAACGGTAAAGTGGAAATCAACGCCAAGGATGGTTCCTTCACTTATACGCCGAATAAAGGCTTCTACGGCCTCGACGAATTCGGCTTCAAGCTCACCGACCGCGAAGGCGCCTCTTCGAAGGTAGAAACCGCGGAAATCAATGTGAACTTTAAGATGAAAGACATCCGCGGCGGAGAACCGGCTGCAGAATCCAAACCAGCTCCGGCTGAAGAGAAAAAGAAGAATAACAAGCGTCGTCGCCGTTAA